A region of Streptomyces paludis DNA encodes the following proteins:
- a CDS encoding sensor histidine kinase, producing MTTLGEVYARSRDRAHAHPLASDAVLAAGALCCMIVGSFADHGGPEGPVFGNRTPEPFGVLLMVLSAAVLVFRRRAPMPVLLGTAGLTLLGLVVLHPPAPAVITAVIALYTVGAHTDRPTTWRVGLATMTVLTAVAMAVSSAPWYAQENLAIFAWAGMAGAAGDAVRSRRAFVDAIRERAERAERTREEEARRRVAEERLRIARDLHDVVAHHIALVNVQAGVASHVMDRRPDQAKEALAHVREASRSALNELRATVGLLRQSGDPTAPTEPAPGLAHLDGLLDTFRNAGLPVEFLVDGPGPRRELPAAVDLAAYRIIQEALTNVRKHAGAGAKAEVSVVRIGSTVEITVLDNGGDGGAGGGVGGDLRTPAPDSGGHGLIGMRERVTALGGTLTAGPRFGGGFRTQAILPVEGRVDDRADHRADRAAHGGTR from the coding sequence GTGACGACTCTCGGAGAGGTGTACGCCCGCTCACGGGACCGGGCGCACGCGCATCCCCTCGCTTCGGACGCCGTGCTGGCGGCCGGGGCGCTCTGCTGCATGATCGTGGGGTCGTTCGCCGACCACGGCGGGCCCGAGGGACCCGTCTTCGGGAACCGTACGCCCGAGCCCTTCGGGGTGCTCCTCATGGTGCTCAGCGCCGCCGTGCTGGTCTTCCGGCGCCGCGCGCCCATGCCCGTACTGCTGGGCACCGCCGGGCTGACCCTGCTCGGGCTGGTCGTCCTCCACCCGCCCGCGCCCGCCGTCATCACCGCCGTCATCGCGCTCTACACCGTCGGCGCGCACACCGACCGCCCCACCACCTGGCGGGTCGGCCTCGCCACCATGACCGTCCTCACGGCGGTCGCGATGGCCGTCAGCAGCGCCCCCTGGTACGCCCAGGAGAATCTGGCGATCTTCGCCTGGGCCGGCATGGCCGGCGCCGCCGGGGACGCCGTCCGCAGCCGCCGCGCCTTTGTCGACGCCATCCGCGAGCGCGCCGAACGCGCCGAACGCACCCGCGAGGAGGAGGCGCGCCGCCGTGTCGCCGAGGAGCGGCTGCGTATCGCCCGTGACCTGCACGATGTCGTCGCCCATCACATCGCCCTGGTCAATGTGCAGGCCGGTGTCGCCTCGCATGTCATGGACCGGCGCCCCGACCAGGCCAAGGAGGCGCTCGCGCACGTACGGGAGGCGAGCCGCTCCGCGCTCAACGAGCTGCGCGCCACCGTCGGTCTGCTCCGCCAGTCCGGCGACCCCACGGCCCCCACCGAGCCCGCCCCCGGACTCGCCCATCTCGACGGGCTCCTCGACACCTTCCGCAACGCGGGCCTGCCCGTGGAGTTCCTGGTCGACGGCCCCGGCCCGCGCCGTGAACTGCCCGCCGCCGTCGATCTCGCCGCGTACCGGATCATCCAGGAGGCGCTGACCAACGTGCGGAAGCACGCGGGTGCGGGTGCGAAGGCCGAGGTCAGCGTCGTACGGATCGGATCCACCGTCGAGATCACCGTGCTCGACAACGGCGGCGACGGTGGCGCGGGCGGGGGTGTGGGTGGCGACCTGAGGACGCCCGCCCCCGACAGCGGCGGCCACGGTCTCATCGGCATGCGCGAGCGCGTCACCGCCCTCGGCGGCACCCTCACCGCCGGACCCCGCTTCGGCGGCGGCTTCCGCACCCAGGCGATACTGCCCGTCGAAGGCCGCGTGGACGACCGCGCGGACCACCGCGCGGACCGCGCGGCACACGGGGGGACCAGATGA
- the pspAA gene encoding PspA-associated protein PspAA, producing the protein MIVRIMGEGQVRLADSHFAELDKLDDELLAEVRDGDADGFRRTLHALLDKVRELGEPLPDDSLEPSELILPAPGATMEEVREMLDDEGLIPSP; encoded by the coding sequence ATGATCGTACGGATCATGGGGGAGGGCCAGGTCAGGCTGGCGGACAGCCACTTCGCCGAGCTGGACAAGCTGGACGACGAGCTGCTGGCCGAGGTCAGGGACGGTGACGCGGACGGCTTCCGCCGCACGCTGCACGCGCTCCTGGACAAGGTCCGCGAACTCGGCGAGCCGCTGCCGGACGACTCCCTGGAGCCGTCCGAGCTGATCCTCCCGGCGCCCGGCGCGACGATGGAAGAGGTCCGCGAGATGCTCGACGACGAGGGCCTGATCCCCTCCCCGTAG
- a CDS encoding PspA/IM30 family protein, with translation MSGVMKRMGMIFRAKANKALDRAEDPRETLDYSYQKQLELLQKVRRGVADVATSRKRLELQLNQLQGQSSKLEDQGRKALALGREDLAREALSRRASLQQQVTDLETQHQTLQGEEEKLTLAAQRLQAKVDAFRTKKETIKATYTAAQAQTRIGEAFSGISEEMGDVGLAIQRAEDKTAQLQARAGAIDELLASGALDDQSGMAKDDIAAELDRISGGSDVELELQRMKAELAGGSSTQAIEGGTGGTGTQDAQPSTNKFDKQ, from the coding sequence ATGAGCGGTGTCATGAAGCGTATGGGGATGATCTTCCGCGCGAAAGCCAACAAGGCCCTTGACCGGGCCGAGGATCCGCGCGAGACCCTCGATTACTCGTACCAGAAGCAGCTGGAGCTGCTTCAGAAGGTGCGCCGGGGCGTCGCCGATGTGGCCACGTCCCGCAAGCGGCTCGAATTGCAGCTGAACCAGTTGCAGGGCCAGTCGTCCAAGCTGGAGGACCAGGGCCGCAAGGCGCTGGCGCTCGGCCGGGAGGATCTGGCGCGTGAGGCGCTGTCTCGCCGTGCCTCGCTCCAGCAGCAGGTCACCGACCTGGAGACACAGCACCAGACGCTCCAGGGCGAGGAGGAGAAGCTGACGCTCGCCGCCCAGCGCCTCCAGGCCAAGGTCGACGCCTTCCGTACGAAGAAGGAGACCATCAAGGCGACCTACACCGCCGCGCAGGCGCAGACCCGGATCGGGGAGGCGTTCTCCGGTATCTCCGAGGAGATGGGCGACGTCGGCCTCGCCATCCAGCGTGCCGAGGACAAGACCGCGCAGCTCCAGGCGCGGGCCGGCGCGATCGACGAACTGCTCGCCTCCGGCGCGCTGGACGACCAGTCCGGCATGGCCAAGGACGACATCGCCGCCGAGCTGGACCGTATCTCCGGCGGCTCGGACGTCGAGCTGGAGCTTCAGCGCATGAAGGCGGAGCTGGCCGGCGGCTCGTCGACCCAGGCGATCGAGGGCGGCACCGGCGGTACGGGCACGCAGGACGCCCAGCCGTCGACCAACAAATTCGACAAGCAGTAG
- a CDS encoding DUF3043 domain-containing protein: MFRSRSKEEKATATKVTADLSTQPRDPQAPKGRPTPKRSEAQSQRRRASTTPTDRKTAMKRQREARREDLARQREALASGDERYLPARDKGPVRRFVRDFVDSRFAIAEFFLPLAVVILVLSMVRVGALQNIALLLWLGVIVLIIIDSIGIWLRLKKQLAERFPDTPKRGAVAYGLMRTLQMRRLRLPKPQVKRGERL, encoded by the coding sequence GTGTTCCGAAGCCGCTCCAAGGAAGAGAAGGCCACCGCCACCAAGGTGACGGCGGACCTCTCCACGCAGCCCCGCGACCCGCAGGCCCCCAAAGGCCGCCCGACCCCCAAGCGCAGTGAGGCCCAGTCGCAACGACGGCGCGCCTCGACGACGCCGACCGACCGCAAGACGGCCATGAAGCGCCAGCGCGAGGCCCGCCGGGAGGACCTGGCGCGCCAGCGCGAGGCACTGGCCAGCGGCGACGAGCGTTATCTGCCGGCCCGCGACAAGGGCCCGGTGCGCCGTTTCGTCCGCGACTTCGTGGACTCCCGGTTCGCCATCGCCGAGTTCTTCCTGCCGCTCGCCGTGGTGATCCTCGTGCTGAGCATGGTGCGGGTCGGCGCCCTCCAGAACATCGCGCTGCTGCTGTGGCTCGGTGTGATCGTGCTGATCATCATCGACTCGATCGGTATCTGGCTGCGGCTGAAGAAGCAGCTCGCCGAGCGCTTCCCGGACACCCCCAAGCGCGGCGCGGTGGCCTACGGCCTGATGCGTACGCTCCAGATGCGCCGACTGCGGCTGCCGAAGCCGCAGGTCAAGCGCGGAGAGCGGCTCTGA
- a CDS encoding class I SAM-dependent methyltransferase: protein MGGLRNVVRQELVARQLDEQIAARFPVGQRLRVLDVGMGQGTQALRLARAGHTVTGLESDPGMLATAQAAFADEPAGIRERVRLIEGDGLETGVHFLPGSFDVVLCHGVLMYVNEPDAMLAGLARMLAPGGLLSLLVRNGDALSLRPGLAGDWPQALEAFDSATYTNRLGLRVRADRLESLTATLAGIAAPLHAWYGVRVFTDGAAGDVEPPTGEELERLLTAEDRAGRLEPYRRVAALLHLCGVRG, encoded by the coding sequence CTGGGCGGGCTCCGTAACGTCGTACGTCAGGAGCTGGTCGCGCGCCAGCTCGACGAGCAGATCGCCGCCCGCTTCCCGGTGGGACAGCGGCTGCGGGTGCTCGACGTCGGGATGGGTCAGGGCACCCAGGCCCTGCGTCTCGCCCGCGCCGGACACACCGTGACCGGCCTGGAGTCCGATCCCGGGATGCTGGCCACGGCACAGGCGGCGTTCGCCGACGAGCCCGCGGGCATACGCGAGCGGGTGCGGCTGATCGAGGGCGACGGCCTGGAGACCGGGGTCCACTTCCTGCCGGGCAGCTTCGACGTGGTGCTCTGCCACGGCGTGCTGATGTACGTCAACGAGCCGGACGCGATGCTGGCCGGGCTGGCCCGGATGCTGGCGCCGGGCGGACTGCTGTCCCTGCTCGTACGGAACGGTGACGCGCTGTCCCTGCGGCCGGGGCTGGCCGGGGACTGGCCTCAGGCGCTGGAGGCGTTCGACTCCGCCACGTACACCAACCGGCTGGGCCTGCGGGTCCGGGCGGACCGGCTGGAGTCGCTCACGGCGACCCTCGCGGGGATCGCCGCGCCGCTGCACGCCTGGTACGGCGTACGGGTCTTCACGGACGGCGCCGCGGGAGACGTGGAGCCGCCGACGGGCGAGGAGCTGGAGCGGTTGCTGACGGCGGAGGACCGGGCGGGCCGGCTGGAGCCGTACCGCAGGGTGGCGGCGCTGCTGCATCTGTGCGGAGTCCGTGGCTGA